The following coding sequences are from one Maniola hyperantus chromosome 7, iAphHyp1.2, whole genome shotgun sequence window:
- the pds5 gene encoding sister chromatid cohesion protein PDS5 homolog B, whose amino-acid sequence MADIVYPQGCRPITDDLGPDELVRRLKALAHTLQGLGQDEGMYQQYIPLALHLADDFFLTHPSRDVQLLIACCIADVLRVYAPEAPYKDQEQVKTIFLFLINQLQGLRDPKDPAFKRYFYLLENLAYVKSFNMCFELEDCQEIFCALFSLMFKIVNTEHSSKVKSFMLDVLCPLITESDVVSNELLNVILMNLVEPNKREHKHAYALAKELIVKTSETLEPYIQAFFNHVLILGKEEKNLVIFSKVYELIYELNQCCSSVLLAVLPQLECKLKSAQFQERLSAVALLARMFSEPGSQLAKQYPALWRAFLGRFNDISVQIRIKCVQYCMHFLVHHPDLRKDITETLKLRQHDAHEQVRYEVVMAIIATAQRDFQAVAESEDLLHFVRERTLDKKFKIRKEAMSGLAMIYKKFLTEESVPPATERAVQWIKDKILHGYYMTALEDRLLVERLLNTSLVPYTLAAPVRMKKLFYLMSNVDDNATKAFIELQKHQLAVRRSVAEWIDLHRKPPTPAVQKEMIAKVLHISSKFLPESVKAQEFLNKFSGHMKKAPELLQGMETILNPNVSCEVCVRTTSNVLKKLGQPVMTNLYYNTVKMLLERVSSVMVDHESLLILVGYVDGAVKGTDSSIAEECGIDIKKAAERGLKLLVMLSFVFPAHFLHEDVLSRLTSLLEMDDETVAPHILAALTFLGKYRPLGEACPALFPKLITLCKAYAEVGTPKQAKNAVRCLFVNVPEQRSQIFTEILETLKTTLSPHSEHYRTAIVTLGHIAHNLPDSFPVVIKNIVSRKIVKELLVREGGGNSNAPEGEWCDEEDLPEETRCKLEGLKCMARWLLGLKKDELSAQKTFRMLNAFIIHKGDLLQQKRVSAAEMSHLRLAAGAAMLKICEQKGVGDQFTADQFYNLSHLMVDDVPEVREAFAAKLHKGLSKGIPNKCLPLDFMGMYALAGREPDKRIRGLVRQYMLADVVRRREYVRNITVGTKVERAVSQLPHILPDYMMVFAVPVLAHDPAFVTYDNVPQLKVVKQCLWFVLEPLITRNDFYCYGFYKSLVERMKMHKDALNEMDDTMNFKLWATCDLAMSVIWTRSTSFEMREFPTDARIPTMYFAPQPDYFVNTRVFLPPELQFQPKKQGSAAEMNSRGAKKRARAADDKESENANDVEPSEASDTQIILPGLEQPPETELEEPLAKRVLSD is encoded by the exons GCTTTGGCTCACACCCTCCAGGGCTTGGGGCAAGATGAAGGCATGTACCAGCAGTACATACCGCTGGCACTGCACCTCGCGGACGACTTCTTTCTCACCCACCCGTCGCGCGACGTGCAGCTGCTCATCGCATGCTGCATCGCCGATGTGCTCCGCGTATACGCACCGGAGGCACCGTACAAGGATCAAGAACAG GTGAAAACGATATTCCTGTTCCTGATCAACCAGCTCCAAGGTCTTCGGGACCCAAAAGACCCAGCGTTTAAACGGTACTTCTACCTGCTGGAGAACCTGGCTTATGTCAAGTCTTTCAACATGTGCTTCGAGCTGGAAGACTGCCAGGAGATATTCTGTGCCCTGTTCTCACTTATGTTTAAGATTGTCAA CACTGAGCACTCATCGAAAGTAAAGTCCTTTATGTTGGACGTTCTGTGCCCGCTGATCACGGAATCTGACGTGGTTTCGAATGAACTTTTGAACGTCATTTTGATGAACCTGGTGGAGCCGAACAAGCGCGAACACAAACACGCGTACGCGCTCGCCAAAGAGCTTATAGTTAAGACCAGTGAAACTTTGGAGCCCTACATACAGGCG TTCTTTAATCATGTTCTAATATTGggaaaagaagaaaagaatcttgttatattttcaaaagtaTATGAATTAATATACGAATTAAACCAATGTTGCTCGTCCGTATTACTAGCAGTATTGCCACAATTAGAGTGTAAACTAAAGTCCGCTCAGTTCCAAGAGCGACTAAGCGCTGTAGCGTTGCTCGCCAGAATGTTCTCCGAGCCAGGATCACAGCTTGCCAAGCAGTATCCTGCGTTATGGCGAGCATTTCTCGGCCGATTTAACGATATCTCCGTGCAAATTAGAATCAAATGTGTCCAATATTGCATGCATTTCCTTGTACACCATCCAGACTTGAGAAAAGATATTACAGAAACGTTAAAGTTGAGACAGCATGACGCTCACGAACAGGTTCGTTACGAAGTGGTCATGGCTATAATAGCAACCGCTCAAAGAGATTTCCAAGCTGTGGCCGAGTCGGAAGACCTGCTGCATTTTGTCCGAGAAAGGACTTTAGATAAGAAGTTCAAAATCCGTAAAGAAGCCATGTCTGGCTTAGCGATGATATACAAAAAATTCTTGACGGAAGAATCTGTACCGCCGGCAACCGAACGAGCCGTCCAGTGGATCAAAGACAAAATCCTTCACGGATACTACATGACTGCTTTAGAAGACAGATTGCTAGTGGAGAGACTTTTGAATACCTCACTGGTCCCTTATACACTGGCTGCGCCGGTGAGGATGAAGAAGCTCTTTTATTTAATGTCAAATGTCGACGATAACGCCACGAAAGCGTTCATAGAGCTGCAGAAACATCAGTTGGCAGTGCGTAGGTCAGTCGCCGAATGGATTGATCTGCATAGGAAACCGCCGACGCCTGCTGTGCAGAAGGAAATGATTGCTAAAGTTTTACACATTAGTTCCAAGTTTTTGCCGGAATCTGTAAAGGCGCAGGAATTTCTAAATAAGTTCTCTGGACACATGAAGAAAGCGCCAGAGTTGTTGCAAGGCATGGAGACGATTTTGAATCCAAATGTCAGCTGCGAAGTTTGTGTGCGCACAACA TCAAATGTTCTCAAGAAGCTTGGTCAACCGGTGATGACAAACCTCTATTACAACACAGTGAAGATGCTCCTCGAACGAGTAAGCTCTGTGATGGTAGATCATGAGTCCTTGCTTATACTTGTTGGTTACGTGGACGGAGCTGTCAAAGGCACCGACTCCTCCATTGCTGAAGAATGCG GTATCGATATAAAGAAAGCGGCGGAGCGCGGCCTGAAGCTGCTGGTGATGCTGTCGTTCGTGTTCCCGGCGCACTTCCTGCACGAGGACGTACTGAGCCGCCTCACGTCGCTGCTGGAGATGGACGACGAGACCGTGGCGCCGCACATCCTCGCCGCACTCACCTTCCTCGGCAAATATAGACCATTGG GTGAAGCATGTCCGGCATTGTTCCCGAAACTGATAACTCTTTGCAAGGCATATGCTGAAGTTGGAACACCGAAACAGGCTAAAAACGCTGTCAG gtgtcTATTCGTAAACGTTCCGGAGCAGCGGTCACAAATCTTCACAGAAATACTTGAGACACTAAAGACGACTCTGAGCCCGCACTCTGAACACTACCGCACGGCCATCGTCACACTTGGACACATCGCGCACAACCTGCCCGACAGCTTCCCCGTTGTCATCAAAAACATTGTCTCTAGGAAG ATAGTAAAAGAGTTACTGGTCAGAGAAGGCGGTGGAAACTCAAACGCACCTGAAGGTGAATGGTGTGATGAAGAGGACTTGCCAGAAGAGACTCGCTGCAAACTAGAAGGACTCAAATGCATGGCTCGCTGGCTCTTGGGGCTCAAGAAAGATGAACTGTCTGCTCAGAAGACATTTAGGATGCTCAACGCGTTTATCATACACAAAGGAGATTTATTACAG CAAAAGCGCGTGTCGGCCGCGGAAATGTCGCACTTACGGCTGGCGGCGGGCGCGGCCATGTTGAAGATCTGCGAGCAGAAGGGCGTCGGCGACCAGTTCACCGCTGACCAgttctacaacctctcgcatcTCATGGTG GATGATGTACCAGAAGTGCGAGAAGCATTCGCTGCTAAACTACATAAAGGTTTATCGAAG GGTATACCAAACAAATGTCTGCCGTTAGACTTCATGGGCATGTACGCACTAGCGGGCCGCGAGCCGGACAAGCGCATCCGCGGCCTCGTGCGCCAATACATGCTGGCGgacgtcgtgcggcgccgcgaGTACGTGCGGAACATCACTGTGGGCACCAAAG TTGAACGTGCCGTGAGCCAGTTGCCGCACATTCTGCCGGACTACATGATGGTGTTCGCGGTGCCGGTGCTGGCCCATGATCCGGCCTTTGTCACCTACGATAACGTGCCACAGCTCAAA GTGGTAAAACAATGCCTGTGGTTCGTTCTGGAGCCGCTCATAACCCGCAACGACTTCTACTGCTACGGCTTCTACAAGAGCCTCGTGGAGCGGATGAAGATGCACAAGGACGCCCTCAATGAAATGGACGACACTATGAACTTT AAACTATGGGCCACGTGCGATCTCGCCATGTCGGTGATATGGACGCGCTCGACCAGCTTCGAGATGCGCGAGTTCCCCACGGACGCGCGCATCCCCACCATGTACTTCGCGCCGCAGCCTGACTACTTCGTCAACACACGCGTGTTCTTACCTCCAGAACTACAG TTCCAACCTAAGAAACAGGGCTCAGCGGCAGAGATGAACTCCCGCGGCGCAAAGAAACGTGCGCGCGCAGCCGACGACAAGGAGTCTGAAAACGCGAATGACGTTGAG CCCTCAGAAGCATCAGACACTCAGATAATACTGCCCGGCCTGGAACAGCCCCCGGAAACAGAGCTAGAAGAACCGCTGGCCAAACGTGTTCTGAGCGACTGA
- the LOC117984042 gene encoding uncharacterized protein isoform X1, with protein sequence MIVVRTATLFCLYLNFGYSIGHKERNNPAVVKFKMDVDYNEPEPVLFESGRRRHHHGEKKAFRIRNDYLLNLNKETLRIRGGNATDTRNFPYIAAIIINGRLWCAGTIVDVNWVLTAAHCLNYVLHVSPMKTLGKFVKVRVGSAQPHEGGQLVDVSGAVRHPKFEEEPVPHADIALLKLAENLEFTPYINLIKIYTGMKEPYAQSFVAVTGWGATRGSDTAFRDHTPDLMTARLKVRTRGYCSDAYQLVSGFQFTPDFFCASLRNGTRDACLFDAGAPAVQHNRLMGVMSFGPERCGHEYQPAVFTKAFYFRDFVKHTISSYKTTAELIEAMKDIDPVVRPPVHIADDIDANPDEVTEPDSRHD encoded by the exons ATGATCGTGGTTAGAACAGCAACATTATTTtgcttatatttaaattttggaTATTCCATTGGACATAAAGAGCGAAATAACCCAGCAGTAG taaaattcaaaatggaCGTAGACTACAATGAGCCTGAACCAGTTCTATTCGAGAGTGGGAGACGTCGACACCACCACGGTGAGAAGAAAGCTTTTAGAATCCGGAACGATTACCTTCTGAACCTCAACAAGGAGACCTTAAGGATTCGTGGTGGAAATGCCACCGATACTAGGAACTTTCCCTACATAGCTGCAATCATAATTAATGGAAGGCTATGGTGTGCTGGCACTATTGTTGACGTGAACTGGGTGCTTACAGCTGCACATTGCTTGAATTA CGTCCTCCACGTCTCACCAATGAAAACCTTAGGAAAATTTGTCAAAGTAAGAGTGGGCAGCGCGCAACCACACGAGGGTGGTCAGCTAGTGGATGTCTCAGGAGCTGTGAGGCACCCCAAGTTCGAAGAGGAACCAGTACCACACGCAGATATTGCTTTGTTAAAACTTGCTGAAAATCTAG AATTCACGCCGTATATAAATTTAATCAAGATCTATACTGGAATGAAGGAACCTTACGCACAGAGCTTCGTGGCAGTTACTGGTTGGGGAGCTACGCGT GGTTCGGACACAGCTTTTAGGGATCATACACCAGATCTGATGACAGCACGTCTGAAAGTGCGAACGCGTGGGTACTGCAGTGACGCCTACCAGCTCGTCAGTGGCTTCCAATTCACGCCCGATTTCTTCTGCGCCTCCTTGAGGAACGGTACTAGAGATGCGTGTTTG TTCGACGCCGGGGCCCCGGCTGTACAACACAACCGCCTGATGGGAGTGATGAGCTTTGGACCGGAACGTTGTGGACACGAATACCAGCCAGCTGTATTTACCAAGGCTTTTtactttag GGACTTCGTAAAGCACACAATCTCGTCATACAAAACAACAGCGGAGTTGATCGAGGCGATGAAAGACATAGACCCGGTGGTGCGACCGCCGGTACACATTGCCGACGACATTGATGCGAAcccagacgaagtcacggagcCGGACAGTAGACACGATTGA
- the LOC117984042 gene encoding uncharacterized protein isoform X2 — translation MIVVRTATLFCLYLNFGYSIGHKERNNPAVDYNEPEPVLFESGRRRHHHGEKKAFRIRNDYLLNLNKETLRIRGGNATDTRNFPYIAAIIINGRLWCAGTIVDVNWVLTAAHCLNYVLHVSPMKTLGKFVKVRVGSAQPHEGGQLVDVSGAVRHPKFEEEPVPHADIALLKLAENLEFTPYINLIKIYTGMKEPYAQSFVAVTGWGATRGSDTAFRDHTPDLMTARLKVRTRGYCSDAYQLVSGFQFTPDFFCASLRNGTRDACLFDAGAPAVQHNRLMGVMSFGPERCGHEYQPAVFTKAFYFRDFVKHTISSYKTTAELIEAMKDIDPVVRPPVHIADDIDANPDEVTEPDSRHD, via the exons ATGATCGTGGTTAGAACAGCAACATTATTTtgcttatatttaaattttggaTATTCCATTGGACATAAAGAGCGAAATAACCCAGCAGTAG ACTACAATGAGCCTGAACCAGTTCTATTCGAGAGTGGGAGACGTCGACACCACCACGGTGAGAAGAAAGCTTTTAGAATCCGGAACGATTACCTTCTGAACCTCAACAAGGAGACCTTAAGGATTCGTGGTGGAAATGCCACCGATACTAGGAACTTTCCCTACATAGCTGCAATCATAATTAATGGAAGGCTATGGTGTGCTGGCACTATTGTTGACGTGAACTGGGTGCTTACAGCTGCACATTGCTTGAATTA CGTCCTCCACGTCTCACCAATGAAAACCTTAGGAAAATTTGTCAAAGTAAGAGTGGGCAGCGCGCAACCACACGAGGGTGGTCAGCTAGTGGATGTCTCAGGAGCTGTGAGGCACCCCAAGTTCGAAGAGGAACCAGTACCACACGCAGATATTGCTTTGTTAAAACTTGCTGAAAATCTAG AATTCACGCCGTATATAAATTTAATCAAGATCTATACTGGAATGAAGGAACCTTACGCACAGAGCTTCGTGGCAGTTACTGGTTGGGGAGCTACGCGT GGTTCGGACACAGCTTTTAGGGATCATACACCAGATCTGATGACAGCACGTCTGAAAGTGCGAACGCGTGGGTACTGCAGTGACGCCTACCAGCTCGTCAGTGGCTTCCAATTCACGCCCGATTTCTTCTGCGCCTCCTTGAGGAACGGTACTAGAGATGCGTGTTTG TTCGACGCCGGGGCCCCGGCTGTACAACACAACCGCCTGATGGGAGTGATGAGCTTTGGACCGGAACGTTGTGGACACGAATACCAGCCAGCTGTATTTACCAAGGCTTTTtactttag GGACTTCGTAAAGCACACAATCTCGTCATACAAAACAACAGCGGAGTTGATCGAGGCGATGAAAGACATAGACCCGGTGGTGCGACCGCCGGTACACATTGCCGACGACATTGATGCGAAcccagacgaagtcacggagcCGGACAGTAGACACGATTGA
- the LOC117984042 gene encoding uncharacterized protein isoform X3 encodes MIVVRTATLFCLYLNFGYSIGHKERNNPAVAFRIRNDYLLNLNKETLRIRGGNATDTRNFPYIAAIIINGRLWCAGTIVDVNWVLTAAHCLNYVLHVSPMKTLGKFVKVRVGSAQPHEGGQLVDVSGAVRHPKFEEEPVPHADIALLKLAENLEFTPYINLIKIYTGMKEPYAQSFVAVTGWGATRGSDTAFRDHTPDLMTARLKVRTRGYCSDAYQLVSGFQFTPDFFCASLRNGTRDACLFDAGAPAVQHNRLMGVMSFGPERCGHEYQPAVFTKAFYFRDFVKHTISSYKTTAELIEAMKDIDPVVRPPVHIADDIDANPDEVTEPDSRHD; translated from the exons ATGATCGTGGTTAGAACAGCAACATTATTTtgcttatatttaaattttggaTATTCCATTGGACATAAAGAGCGAAATAACCCAGCAGTAG CTTTTAGAATCCGGAACGATTACCTTCTGAACCTCAACAAGGAGACCTTAAGGATTCGTGGTGGAAATGCCACCGATACTAGGAACTTTCCCTACATAGCTGCAATCATAATTAATGGAAGGCTATGGTGTGCTGGCACTATTGTTGACGTGAACTGGGTGCTTACAGCTGCACATTGCTTGAATTA CGTCCTCCACGTCTCACCAATGAAAACCTTAGGAAAATTTGTCAAAGTAAGAGTGGGCAGCGCGCAACCACACGAGGGTGGTCAGCTAGTGGATGTCTCAGGAGCTGTGAGGCACCCCAAGTTCGAAGAGGAACCAGTACCACACGCAGATATTGCTTTGTTAAAACTTGCTGAAAATCTAG AATTCACGCCGTATATAAATTTAATCAAGATCTATACTGGAATGAAGGAACCTTACGCACAGAGCTTCGTGGCAGTTACTGGTTGGGGAGCTACGCGT GGTTCGGACACAGCTTTTAGGGATCATACACCAGATCTGATGACAGCACGTCTGAAAGTGCGAACGCGTGGGTACTGCAGTGACGCCTACCAGCTCGTCAGTGGCTTCCAATTCACGCCCGATTTCTTCTGCGCCTCCTTGAGGAACGGTACTAGAGATGCGTGTTTG TTCGACGCCGGGGCCCCGGCTGTACAACACAACCGCCTGATGGGAGTGATGAGCTTTGGACCGGAACGTTGTGGACACGAATACCAGCCAGCTGTATTTACCAAGGCTTTTtactttag GGACTTCGTAAAGCACACAATCTCGTCATACAAAACAACAGCGGAGTTGATCGAGGCGATGAAAGACATAGACCCGGTGGTGCGACCGCCGGTACACATTGCCGACGACATTGATGCGAAcccagacgaagtcacggagcCGGACAGTAGACACGATTGA
- the LOC117984041 gene encoding solute carrier family 2, facilitated glucose transporter member 8-like, whose product MLGLLPLKWLARFHQGGIANQLFMAFMVTIPVLNFGMLMGWQSPMTPILQAVDGPAPEPITDETISWMASITFFPPIFCGLFVGNLADRWGRKITTLLTSLALVISWSITLFSLRPWALITSRAVAGLACAGCYVVAPLYLKEVASDNIRGALGSLFILSQNLGYLLVYIAGDFFSFSAVMWLCTAIPVLHMLAFLAMPETPVFLVKQGKLREARVTLAWLRNTSVDDKTLEEEVQLMEREEEYAKSMKKASWKSIVQDKTTFKAFRIAVNVMLSQETCGYLVVLMYAGSIFEQASESISLKLSPNKQTIVVGAIQLLGSIVASCIVEKTGRKWLLAGTSFATGLSMLALGAWFYITSMSIWLPGWLPVVAMCLCIFADAAGYQPVPYVITSELFSFQHRGMVTSFVSSVDALSDFLQSKAYDPLLKLLGIHWVFIMFSLVCFIGTLYTVLYVPETKDRTLEEIYAILDGRQKEKRKGVETGNETSRL is encoded by the exons ATGCTCGGTCTACTTCCTTTAAAATGGCTCGCAAGGTTTCATCAAGGCGGTATCGCCAACCAATTGTTCATGGCATTTATGG TGACCATTCCCGTTCTGAACTTCGGCATGCTGATGGGCTGGCAGTCGCCGATGACGCCAATCCTGCAAGCAGTAGATGGGCCCGCGCCAGAACCAATCACCGACGAAACCATCTCCTGGATGGCTTCAATCACCTTCTTCCCCCCGATTTTCTGCGGGCTGTTCGTCGGCAACCTCGCTGACCGCTGGGGAAGGAAAATTACCACCTTATTGACCTCCTTAGCGCTTGTG ATCAGCTGGTCCATCACCCTATTTTCATTGCGTCCATGGGCGTTGATAACATCGCGAGCAGTCGCCGGTCTTGCCTGTGCAGGCTGCTACGTTGTTGCACCCCTGTATTTAAAAgag gtgGCATCAGACAATATACGTGGAGCACTAGGTTCCCTCTTCATCCTCTCGCAGAACCTCGGCTACCTCTTAGTCTACATAGCGGGAGACTTTTTCTCCTTCTCTGCCGTGATGTGGCTCTGCACTGCCATACCCGTCCTTCATATGCTGGCGTTCCTGGCTATGCCCGAGACGCCAGTATTTCTAGTCAAACAAGGAAAGTTACGG GAAGCCAGAGTTACATTGGCGTGGTTACGGAACACATCCGTCGATGACAAAACCCTGGAAGAGGAGGTGCAGCTAATGGAAAGAGAGGAGGAGTACGCCAAGTCCATGAAAAAGGCCTCGTGGAAAAgcatag TACAAGACAAAACGACATTCAAGGCGTTCCGCATAGCGGTAAACGTGATGCTCTCGCAAGAAACCTGCGGTTACCTGGTGGTGCTCATGTACGCAGGCTCGATCTTCGAGCAGGCCTCAGAGTCCATCAGCCTGAAGCTGAGCCCCAACAAGCAGACGATAGTCGTGGGTGCCATACAACTGCTGGGCTCCATTGTCGCCAGCTGCATTGTGGAGAAGACTGGACGAAAG TGGCTTCTAGCAGGCACGTCCTTTGCAACGGGTCTCTCAATGCTGGCGCTCGGGGCCTGGTTCTACATAACCTCCATGTCGATCTGGCTGCCTGGCTGGCTGCCCGTGGTCGCCATGTGCCTCTGCATCTTTGCGGATGCCGCGGGGTACCAACCGGTGCCTTATGTCATTACCTCCGAGCTGTTTTCCTTCCAG CATCGCGGCATGGTAACATCCTTCGTGAGCTCTGTGGACGCGCTCAGCGACTTTCTCCAATCAAAAGCCTACGACCCCCTTCTGAAACTCTTAGGAATCCACTGGGTCTTCATTATGTTTTCCTTAGTCTGTTTCATCGGCACATTGTATACTGTGCTATACGTACCGGAGACTAAGGACAGAACTCTGGAAGAGATATACGCGATACTTGACGGAAGGCAGAAGGAGAAAAGGAAAGGTGTGGAGACTGGAAATGAGACTAGCAGATTATAG